One segment of Leptodactylus fuscus isolate aLepFus1 chromosome 7, aLepFus1.hap2, whole genome shotgun sequence DNA contains the following:
- the GPI gene encoding glucose-6-phosphate isomerase, which yields MSLTSNPVYQKLAKFYEANHATLNLRKLFEAEKGRFDKFSKTLATGEGDILVDYSKNLVTEEVLKMLLELAHSRGVEDARKRMFSAEKINFTENRAVLHIALRNRSNTPILVDGKDVTPEVNAVLAKMKAFCQKVRSGDWKGYTGKAITDVVNVGIGGSDLGPLMVTEALKPYSKGGPRVWFVSNIDGTHIAKTLAELNPETTLFIVASKTFTTQETITNAETAKEWFLNTAKDPSAVAKHFVALSTNAPKVKDFGIDTANMFEFWDWVGGRYSLWSAIGLSIALHVGYDNFEKLLAGAHWMDNHFYNSPLENNIPVILAMLGVWYINFYGCETQALLPYDQYMHRFAAYFQQGDMESNGKYITKTGTRVNYNTGPVVWGEPGTNGQHAFYQLIHQGTRMIPCDFLIPAQTQHPIRNGLHHKILLANFLAQTEALMKGKSTEEAKAELQASGLSGEALEKLLPHKVFEGNRPTNSIMFTKLSPFILGALIAMYEHKIFVQGVVWDINSYDQWGVELGKQLAKKIEPELESDAAVSSHDSSTNGLINFYKKHRC from the exons ATGTCTCTCACCAGTAACCCCGTCTACCAAAAGCTCGCCAAGTTCTACGAAGCCAACCATGCCACCCTCAACCTGAGGAAGCTCTTTGAGGCCGAGAAGGGGAGGTTCGACAAGTTTAG CAAGACCCTTGCCACTGGAGAAGGAGACATCTTGGTGGATTACTCCAAGAACCTGGTCACTGAAGAAGTGCTCAAAATGCTCTTAGAACTG gcccattcaaGAGGTGTTGAGGATGCCAGAAAACGCATGTTCTCTGCTGAGAAGATAAACTTCACTGAG AACCGTGCCGTGCTGCACATTGCTTTGCGCAACCGTTCAAATACTCCTATACTGGTTGATGGCAAGGATGTGACCCCAGAAGTGAATGCTGTCTTGGCAAAGATGAAGGCCTTTTGCCAG AAAGTGCGCAGTGGGGACTGGAAGGGATACACTGGGAAAGCCATCACTGATGTGGTGAATGTTGGAATTGGTGGCTCCGATCTG GGTCCATTAATGGTCACTGAGGCACTGAAGCCATACTCCAAAGGTGGTCCCCGGGTCTGGTTTGTTTCAAACATTGATGGAACCCACATCGCCAAAACCCTGGCAGAACTCAATCCAGAGACCACACTCTTCATTGTTGCATCCAAG actTTTACTACCCAGGAAACAATCACCAATGCTGAAACTGCCAAGGAGTGGTTCCTGAATACTGCCAAAGAT CCATCTGCAGTGGCCAAGCACTTTGTTGCTCTGTCTACCAATGCA CCAAAAGTAAAAGACTTTGGAATTGACACGGCCAATATGTTTGAGTTCTGGGAT TGGGTTGGAGGTCGTTACTCTCTCTGGTCTGCCATTGGTCTCTCCATTGCCCTCCATGTTG GTTATGACAACTTTGAGAAGCTTCTTGCTGGTGCTCACTGGATG GACAATCACTTCTACAATTCTCCTCTGGAAAACAATATCCCAGTCATTCTGGCCATGCTGGGAGTCTGGTACATCAACTTCTACGGCTGTGAGACTCAAGCTCTGCTGCCCTATGACCAGTACATGCACCGATTTGCAGCCTATTTCCAACAG GGAGACATGGAGTCCAATGGCAAATACATCACAAAGACAGGAACCCGTGTCAACTATAACACTGGACCTGTAGTCTGGGGGGAGCCTGGAACTAATGGACAGCATGCTTTTTACCAGCTCATACACCAGG GCACTCGTATGATCCCTTGTGACTTCCTGATTCCCGCACAGACCCAACATCCTATTCGTAATGGACTTCACCACAAG ATCCTTTTGGCCAACTTCTTGGCACAGACTGAGGCACTTATGAAGGGAAAGTCTACAGAAGAGGCAAAGGCTGAGTTGCAAGCATCTGGGCTGTCTGGAGAGGCACTGGAGAAATTGCTTCCACACAAG GTATTTGAAGGAAACAGACCAACAAATTCTATTATGTTCACAAAACTTAGCCCTTTCATCTTGGGAGCTTTAATTG CAATGTATGAACACAAAATCTTCGTTCAAGGTGTTGTATGGGACATTAACAGTTATGACCAATGGGG tgtTGAACTGGGGAAACAATTGGCTAAGAAGATTGAGCCTGAACTGGAGTCTGATGCTGCCGTCAGCTCCCACGACTCCTCTACAAATGGTCTCATTAACTTCTACAAGAAACACAGATGCTAG